The Campylobacter sp. CN_NE2 genome contains a region encoding:
- the ruvX gene encoding Holliday junction resolvase RuvX, whose protein sequence is MSETIIAIDVGLKRIGVAISPDAKIALPSTPVLRKNRNQAANEISQILKTQNAKILVVGIPKGGSSEEEMSRRIRHFVSLLEFDGEICYIDESFSSFEADELREFSTRKKDGKLDSLSAMIILQRYLEIV, encoded by the coding sequence ATGAGCGAAACGATAATCGCTATCGATGTTGGACTTAAACGCATAGGCGTAGCAATCTCACCTGATGCTAAAATCGCACTTCCTAGCACTCCCGTTTTGCGTAAAAATCGCAATCAGGCTGCAAACGAAATCTCGCAAATTTTAAAAACGCAAAACGCAAAAATTTTAGTCGTCGGTATCCCAAAAGGTGGCAGTAGCGAAGAAGAGATGAGCCGAAGAATTCGCCACTTTGTTTCGCTTTTGGAATTTGACGGCGAAATTTGTTACATTGACGAAAGCTTTTCAAGCTTCGAAGCTGATGAGTTGCGAGAATTTAGTACTCGCAAAAAAGACGGCAAACTTGATAGCCTTTCAGCGATGATAATCTTGCAAAGATATTTGGAAATTGTATAA
- a CDS encoding DNA-processing protein DprA: MIENLLNLDEIIEFKKLKNLPKKLYFKGDLSLLKKRKISVVGSRKMSFYTKNLILNLTREITKTGKFCVVSGAALGCDIIAHTGAFPNTIAVFGNGLDQIYPKENEKMIRQIYENALAISEYEPNQMPTKWSFLERNRLVVALGEALIVAQADLRSGSLQSARLANELGIPVFVFPQKINESKGTNLLLGQNKANLIYDIDEFCAKFLSENEKKSTNLQNDEILNFIMQNDDFNAVLAKFGDRVYEYELDGKIEIFGTKVVVK; the protein is encoded by the coding sequence ATGATAGAAAATTTGCTAAATTTAGATGAAATAATCGAATTTAAAAAATTAAAAAATTTGCCAAAAAAACTATATTTTAAGGGCGATTTATCGCTTTTGAAAAAACGAAAAATTTCAGTTGTTGGCTCACGCAAAATGAGTTTTTATACTAAAAATTTGATTTTAAATTTAACGCGTGAGATAACAAAAACTGGTAAGTTTTGCGTGGTTAGCGGGGCAGCACTTGGGTGCGATATAATCGCTCACACAGGAGCTTTTCCAAATACAATCGCTGTTTTTGGAAATGGACTAGATCAAATTTATCCAAAAGAAAATGAAAAAATGATAAGGCAAATTTATGAAAACGCTCTTGCCATAAGCGAATACGAACCTAATCAAATGCCTACAAAATGGAGCTTTTTAGAGCGAAATCGCCTTGTGGTGGCTCTTGGCGAAGCTTTGATTGTAGCTCAGGCTGATTTGCGTAGCGGTTCGCTTCAAAGTGCAAGACTGGCTAACGAACTTGGAATTCCCGTTTTCGTCTTTCCACAAAAAATAAACGAAAGCAAAGGAACAAATCTGCTTTTAGGGCAAAATAAGGCAAATTTGATTTATGATATAGATGAATTTTGTGCTAAATTTTTGAGCGAAAATGAAAAAAAATCGACAAATTTACAAAATGATGAAATTTTAAATTTTATTATGCAAAATGATGATTTTAACGCAGTTTTAGCCAAATTTGGCGATAGAGTTTATGAATACGAACTAGACGGCAAAATCGAAATTTTTGGCACGAAAGTGGTTGTAAAATGA
- a CDS encoding divergent polysaccharide deacetylase family protein, with product MATKKTTKGRSKKRPDYAKFAFIVVLCFLSGAFSYGVLDLIFSKKQNLAEVSIPQEKVQNLPNSQNKNEKTKQISQKPKQNDTKSEANLTFLTSNIPNLQNKPLNSENHALNLEPKQEEISNTTLPIKPPFDGKKPKLAIIMDDISEAGQIAKIKKLPVAVTPSIFPPSAKNPHTPNLSKGFKSFSIHLPLEALNYTDNLKTIKTNASYDEIEQAVAKLREDFPNAKFINNHTGSKFTGDENAMNLLIRALFRYDFYFVDSRTIGKTAVGGAVRKFNMRYAYRDIFLDNIDSVAEVRIKLKEAVQVAKKKGYAIAIGHPKNATFGALANSGDILDEVEVVYLDEIYEYYK from the coding sequence ATGGCTACAAAAAAGACTACAAAGGGGCGCTCTAAAAAGCGTCCCGATTACGCTAAATTCGCTTTTATCGTTGTGCTTTGTTTTTTAAGCGGAGCTTTTTCGTATGGCGTTTTGGATTTGATTTTTTCAAAAAAACAGAATTTAGCCGAAGTTTCGATACCACAAGAAAAAGTGCAAAATTTGCCAAATTCGCAAAATAAAAACGAAAAAACTAAACAAATTTCACAAAAACCAAAGCAAAACGATACAAAAAGCGAAGCAAATTTGACATTTTTGACTTCAAATATACCAAATTTGCAGAACAAACCTTTAAATTCAGAAAATCATGCATTAAATTTAGAGCCAAAACAAGAAGAAATTTCAAATACTACTTTGCCGATAAAACCACCATTTGACGGGAAAAAACCAAAACTTGCGATCATAATGGACGATATTAGCGAAGCAGGTCAAATCGCAAAAATCAAAAAGTTACCCGTCGCCGTTACTCCGTCGATTTTCCCGCCAAGTGCAAAAAATCCGCACACTCCAAATCTAAGCAAAGGCTTTAAGAGCTTTTCTATACATTTGCCGCTTGAAGCGTTAAATTACACTGATAATCTAAAAACTATAAAAACAAATGCTAGTTATGATGAAATCGAACAAGCAGTCGCAAAATTAAGAGAAGATTTTCCAAATGCAAAATTTATAAATAATCACACAGGAAGCAAATTTACAGGCGATGAAAACGCTATGAATTTGCTAATTCGCGCACTTTTTAGATATGATTTTTATTTTGTGGATTCTCGCACGATAGGCAAAACCGCCGTCGGCGGGGCTGTGAGAAAATTTAATATGCGTTATGCTTACCGCGACATTTTTTTAGATAATATCGATAGCGTAGCAGAAGTGCGAATAAAACTAAAAGAAGCCGTGCAGGTCGCAAAGAAAAAAGGCTACGCAATCGCAATCGGACACCCAAAAAATGCAACATTTGGGGCATTGGCAAATTCAGGCGATATTTTGGACGAAGTCGAAGTTGTTTATTTGGACGAAATTTACGAGTATTACAAATGA
- the ilvC gene encoding ketol-acid reductoisomerase — protein MAITVYYDKDCDLSLIKSKKVAMIGFGSQGHAHAENLRDSGVEVIVGLRKGGSSWKKAEDKGFKVMEVGEATKAADLIMILTPDELQSEIFKAEIEPNLSEGKAIAFGHGFNIHFGQIVPPKGVDCIMIAPKAPGHTVRNEFVNGGGIPDLIAVAQDATGKAKDLALSYASAIGGGRSGIIETTFKAETETDLFGEQAVLCGGLCALINAGFETLVEAGYEPEMAYFECQHEMKLIVDLIFQGGMADMRYSISNTAEFGDYVSGPRVINEQSKAEMKKILKEIQDGTFAKNFILERKAGYVKMNAERNITANSLLSKTGEKLRAMMPWIAKGKLVNKDKN, from the coding sequence ATGGCAATTACCGTTTATTATGACAAAGACTGCGATTTGAGCTTAATCAAATCAAAAAAAGTCGCTATGATCGGCTTTGGCTCACAAGGTCATGCTCACGCTGAAAATTTAAGAGATAGCGGAGTTGAAGTTATAGTAGGTCTTCGCAAAGGCGGAAGCAGCTGGAAAAAAGCCGAAGACAAAGGCTTTAAGGTTATGGAAGTAGGAGAAGCCACAAAAGCAGCAGATCTTATTATGATTTTAACACCAGATGAGCTTCAAAGCGAAATTTTTAAAGCTGAAATCGAGCCAAATTTAAGCGAAGGCAAAGCAATCGCTTTTGGTCACGGATTTAATATTCACTTCGGTCAAATCGTGCCTCCAAAAGGCGTGGATTGCATTATGATCGCTCCAAAGGCTCCGGGTCACACAGTTAGAAACGAATTTGTAAATGGCGGCGGGATTCCTGACTTAATCGCAGTCGCACAAGATGCCACAGGCAAAGCAAAAGATTTAGCTCTAAGCTATGCAAGTGCGATAGGCGGCGGTAGAAGCGGTATCATCGAAACTACTTTCAAAGCAGAAACCGAAACTGACCTTTTTGGCGAACAAGCTGTGCTATGTGGCGGTTTGTGTGCGCTTATCAATGCAGGATTTGAAACGCTAGTTGAAGCTGGATACGAGCCTGAAATGGCGTATTTTGAGTGCCAACACGAAATGAAACTAATCGTTGATTTGATTTTCCAAGGCGGAATGGCAGATATGAGATATTCTATTTCAAATACTGCTGAATTTGGCGATTATGTAAGCGGACCACGCGTCATCAACGAACAATCAAAAGCCGAAATGAAAAAAATCTTAAAAGAGATCCAAGACGGAACTTTTGCTAAAAATTTCATCTTGGAGCGAAAAGCAGGTTATGTCAAAATGAACGCAGAACGCAATATCACAGCAAATTCACTGCTTTCAAAAACAGGCGAAAAACTTCGCGCTATGATGCCTTGGATCGCAAAAGGCAAACTTGTAAATAAAGATAAAAACTAA
- a CDS encoding RNB domain-containing ribonuclease — MKEFLKSLNLGVDEKNLNSKQKELMRNLQNIGAISNHKGKFYLNDSFVFGKLDISQGGTGYLSAFDEKFKQDLIIENKHINAAHFGDIVLAKIINTKKARIHAKVLMCVVPANLTSVVFTKKFGNEILGVNVKTGLASNLAATQKSLKQLLPNTLLKIDNLKNEIVEVLGNLEDPWVDEKISLAIYNKNDEFSDVCEEQATSFGDSVDISMYPNRVNLSHLPFVTIDPIDAKDFDDAVYYDKEKNEVYVAIADVSEYVSEYSPIDKEAKIRGFSIYFPHKSVPMLPRALSENICSLKPNLPRLAFVFKISLDENLDAINEELFEAIIVSKRRFNYDEVDEILQGKQECEDEILSWLLPLDKLTQNLRKIRLKKGFDFRTQELRMSIDEMGLLKSTRFETDTPSHKLIEDCMLLANKAAAKRISKGVFRNHGTADLKKIANLLDDLALFGIDVAYESDIAKMVSKIQALADDLGVREQVDKLIIKAQKRAEYGVEPLGHYGLGFEHYTHFTSPIRRYSDLILHRLLKADMSGDTKFYNYLLLNIEETCENLNVLEREADKVAFDFMDRKFARWAAENLGKVVRCYIDENANTVTAKLDDKFKGAKIYILNFTAEILTPVLVQIIEANIASGTILGKVVKKLDV, encoded by the coding sequence ATGAAAGAATTTTTGAAATCCCTAAATTTAGGCGTTGATGAAAAAAATTTAAACTCAAAACAAAAAGAGTTAATGCGAAATTTGCAAAATATCGGCGCCATTAGTAACCACAAAGGCAAATTTTATCTAAATGATAGTTTTGTATTTGGCAAACTTGATATTTCGCAAGGCGGAACCGGCTATTTATCGGCATTTGATGAAAAATTTAAACAAGATTTGATTATCGAAAATAAGCATATAAACGCAGCACACTTTGGCGATATAGTCCTAGCAAAAATAATAAACACAAAAAAAGCAAGAATTCACGCAAAAGTGCTTATGTGCGTTGTTCCTGCAAATTTAACAAGCGTTGTTTTTACCAAAAAATTTGGAAATGAAATACTAGGCGTAAATGTTAAAACAGGTCTAGCGTCAAATTTAGCAGCCACGCAAAAGTCCCTAAAACAGCTACTTCCAAACACACTTTTAAAAATCGATAACCTTAAAAACGAAATTGTGGAAGTTTTAGGAAATCTTGAAGACCCATGGGTAGATGAGAAAATTTCACTTGCAATCTACAATAAAAACGACGAATTTAGCGATGTTTGCGAGGAACAAGCTACAAGCTTTGGCGATAGCGTTGATATTTCAATGTATCCTAATCGCGTAAATTTAAGCCATTTGCCATTTGTTACTATCGATCCAATCGACGCAAAAGACTTTGACGATGCTGTTTATTATGACAAAGAAAAAAATGAAGTCTATGTCGCCATCGCCGATGTCAGCGAGTATGTCAGCGAGTATTCGCCCATAGATAAGGAAGCAAAAATTCGTGGATTTTCCATATATTTTCCGCACAAAAGTGTGCCTATGCTTCCACGCGCTTTAAGCGAAAATATCTGCTCATTAAAGCCGAATTTACCGCGACTTGCGTTTGTTTTTAAAATTTCATTAGATGAAAATTTAGATGCCATAAATGAAGAGCTTTTTGAAGCCATAATCGTTTCAAAGCGCCGTTTTAACTACGACGAAGTCGATGAAATCCTACAAGGCAAACAAGAGTGCGAAGATGAAATTTTATCGTGGCTGTTGCCGTTAGATAAACTAACGCAAAATTTACGCAAAATTCGCCTTAAAAAGGGTTTTGATTTTCGCACACAAGAACTGCGTATGAGTATCGATGAAATGGGACTTTTAAAAAGCACGAGATTTGAAACCGATACGCCCTCTCATAAGCTAATCGAAGATTGTATGCTTCTAGCAAATAAAGCCGCCGCAAAACGCATTAGCAAGGGCGTTTTTAGAAATCACGGCACAGCAGATCTTAAAAAAATAGCAAATTTGCTTGATGATTTAGCACTTTTTGGGATAGATGTCGCTTATGAAAGCGATATAGCAAAAATGGTTAGCAAAATTCAAGCTTTGGCTGATGATTTGGGCGTTAGAGAGCAAGTTGATAAACTCATCATCAAAGCGCAAAAACGCGCCGAATACGGCGTAGAACCTTTGGGGCATTATGGGCTTGGATTTGAGCATTATACGCATTTTACAAGTCCGATTAGAAGGTATTCGGATTTGATTTTACATAGACTTTTAAAAGCCGATATGTCAGGCGACACCAAATTTTACAACTATTTGCTTTTAAATATTGAAGAAACTTGCGAAAATTTAAATGTTTTAGAGCGAGAAGCCGACAAAGTCGCGTTTGATTTTATGGATCGCAAATTTGCTAGGTGGGCGGCGGAAAATTTAGGCAAAGTGGTTCGCTGCTATATAGATGAAAACGCAAACACCGTAACTGCGAAGCTTGATGATAAATTTAAAGGTGCAAAAATTTACATTTTAAACTTCACGGCTGAGATTTTAACGCCTGTTTTAGTGCAAATCATAGAAGCAAATATTGCAAGCGGCACGATTTTAGGGAAAGTGGTAAAAAAACTCGATGTATAA
- a CDS encoding DNA polymerase III subunit delta, whose translation MYKKDLDALIFNKKVPNFILLRGQDDFQNELYAKRLIEYWQSENFMSLYFSEFDFEVAKSFFEPSLFGGENTLYIKTNSQIKKDELKVLISMCQKDSANRLIYELNEEEKSAAKDFTSAFGSNDVRFFKPNNTNEAINLLVQKCQMCGVFPNTAALEKIYSLHNENLNLSANEIEKFANLQVELNLDNVKNLVTGLSEVSYDELFDEVFSLKRNNDNFKAKFFALTQNGIYNEIELINNFYRNIYRIFKIHSYIKNYGAPDFKKIFGYAPPINLQNKMSALALAFDTHGFFEIFKNLNLIEFELKTKKSIEKTEFLLASLLKFQRILADMQKNKSKY comes from the coding sequence ATGTATAAAAAAGATTTAGATGCGCTAATTTTTAACAAAAAAGTTCCAAATTTCATCTTGCTTCGCGGACAGGACGATTTCCAAAATGAGCTTTACGCAAAAAGGCTGATTGAGTATTGGCAAAGCGAAAATTTTATGAGTTTATATTTTAGCGAATTTGATTTTGAAGTGGCAAAAAGCTTTTTCGAGCCGTCTTTGTTTGGTGGCGAAAACACGCTATATATCAAAACAAATTCGCAAATCAAAAAAGATGAGCTTAAAGTGCTAATTTCAATGTGCCAAAAAGATAGCGCAAATCGCCTAATTTACGAACTAAACGAAGAAGAAAAATCTGCCGCAAAGGATTTTACTAGCGCATTTGGTTCAAACGATGTGAGATTTTTTAAACCAAATAACACAAACGAAGCTATAAATTTGCTCGTGCAAAAATGCCAAATGTGCGGAGTTTTTCCAAATACGGCTGCGCTTGAAAAAATTTATAGTTTGCATAACGAAAATTTAAATTTAAGTGCAAATGAGATTGAAAAATTTGCAAATTTGCAGGTCGAATTAAATTTAGATAATGTAAAAAACCTTGTAACAGGGCTTAGCGAAGTAAGCTATGACGAGCTTTTTGACGAGGTTTTTTCGCTAAAACGCAACAATGATAATTTTAAAGCTAAATTTTTTGCTCTCACTCAAAACGGAATTTATAACGAAATCGAATTAATAAATAATTTTTACAGAAATATTTATCGAATTTTTAAAATTCACAGCTATATCAAAAATTACGGCGCACCAGATTTTAAAAAGATTTTCGGCTACGCTCCGCCGATAAATTTGCAAAATAAAATGTCGGCATTAGCATTAGCATTTGATACGCACGGATTTTTTGAAATTTTTAAAAATTTAAATTTAATCGAATTTGAACTAAAAACCAAAAAAAGTATCGAAAAAACAGAGTTTTTACTTGCTTCGCTTTTGAAATTTCAGCGAATTTTAGCCGATATGCAAAAGAATAAAAGCAAATATTAA
- the rpsF gene encoding 30S ribosomal protein S6, translating into MRHYEVLFIVKPTLTEDEIKTKVDFVKEIITKNGGEIASVIEMGARKLAYKIDKYERGVYFVIYFKAEPNLIAELVRNLRYNEDIIRFLTVKYENKKEIGAWEKLSKGMKLSPARKPREPREPREKAEKVEKVAEVENTEAKEENQE; encoded by the coding sequence ATGAGACATTACGAGGTTTTATTCATCGTTAAGCCTACGCTTACAGAAGATGAAATCAAAACAAAAGTTGATTTCGTTAAAGAAATCATTACCAAAAACGGCGGCGAGATCGCTTCTGTTATTGAAATGGGTGCTAGAAAACTAGCTTACAAAATCGACAAATACGAAAGAGGCGTTTATTTTGTAATCTATTTCAAAGCTGAGCCAAATTTAATCGCTGAACTTGTTAGAAATCTACGATATAACGAAGATATTATAAGATTTTTAACAGTTAAATACGAAAACAAAAAAGAGATTGGTGCTTGGGAAAAACTAAGCAAAGGCATGAAACTTTCTCCTGCTAGAAAACCAAGAGAGCCACGAGAACCACGCGAAAAAGCTGAAAAAGTAGAAAAAGTTGCAGAAGTAGAAAATACAGAAGCTAAGGAAGAAAATCAAGAATAA
- a CDS encoding single-stranded DNA-binding protein, with protein sequence MFNKVVLVGNLTRDIELRYLQSGTAIGKCGIAVTRKYSGANGERKEETCFIDIDFFGRTAEVANQYLHKGSKVLIEGRLKFDQWQDQNGQNRSKHSISVENMEMLNSPSQQGGNYQNNPNSNYGSNGYNGGGNSYGNGGGYNQNGYANSYNQNSYNSYGNQNSQNSYGSYGNANSQSQKPNDNYAKPKEADYSENIPEVDVDADKYDGDETIPF encoded by the coding sequence ATGTTTAATAAAGTAGTTTTGGTAGGAAATTTAACAAGAGACATTGAGTTAAGATATTTGCAAAGTGGCACAGCTATCGGCAAGTGCGGTATCGCTGTTACTAGAAAATATAGCGGTGCAAACGGCGAGAGAAAAGAAGAAACATGCTTTATTGACATTGATTTTTTTGGCAGAACCGCAGAAGTAGCAAATCAATATTTGCACAAAGGTTCAAAAGTTCTTATTGAAGGTAGATTAAAATTTGATCAATGGCAAGATCAAAACGGACAAAACAGATCAAAACATAGCATTAGCGTAGAAAATATGGAAATGCTAAATTCTCCTTCACAACAAGGCGGAAATTATCAAAATAATCCAAATTCTAACTATGGCTCAAACGGCTACAATGGCGGCGGAAATTCTTACGGAAATGGCGGTGGTTACAATCAAAATGGCTATGCAAATAGCTACAACCAAAACAGCTATAATTCCTACGGAAATCAAAATTCGCAAAATAGCTACGGCTCATACGGCAATGCAAATTCGCAAAGCCAAAAACCAAATGATAATTATGCTAAGCCAAAAGAAGCAGATTATAGTGAAAATATCCCAGAAGTAGATGTCGATGCCGACAAATACGACGGCGACGAAACTATACCATTTTAA
- the rpsR gene encoding 30S ribosomal protein S18 codes for MADKRKYSRKYCKFTEAKIEFIDYKDTALLKNCLSERFKIMPRRLTGTSKKYQEMVEKAIKRARQAALIPYIVDRKDVVTNPFENM; via the coding sequence ATGGCAGATAAAAGAAAATATTCAAGAAAATACTGCAAATTTACAGAAGCTAAAATAGAGTTTATCGATTACAAAGACACTGCACTTTTGAAAAATTGTCTAAGTGAAAGATTTAAAATCATGCCACGCCGCTTAACAGGCACTAGCAAAAAATACCAAGAAATGGTAGAAAAAGCTATCAAAAGAGCGCGCCAAGCAGCACTTATCCCTTACATCGTTGATAGAAAAGATGTAGTTACAAACCCTTTTGAAAATATGTAA